In Streptomyces canus, one DNA window encodes the following:
- the aceB gene encoding malate synthase A, with protein MSAPAPSPLAIVDAEPLPRQEEVLTEAALAFVAELHRRFTPRRDELLARRAERRAEIARTSTLDFLPETAAIRADDSWKVAPSPAALDDRRVEITGPTDRKMTINALNSGARVWLADFEDASAPTWENVVLGQVNLADAYTRNIDFTDETSGKSYALKAAEELATVVMRPRGWHLNERHLVDANGAQVPGALVDFGLYFFHNAQRLLDLGKGPYFYLPKTESHLEARLWNDVFVFAQEYTGIPQGTIRATVLIETITAAYEMEEILYELRDHASGLNAGRWDYLFSIVKNFRDGGAKFVLPDRNAVTMTAPFMRAYTELLVRTCHKRGAHAIGGMAAFIPSRRDAEVNKVAFEKVCADKDREAGDGFDGSWVAHPDLVPIAMESFDKVLGDKPNQKDRLREDVHVEAADLIAIDSLEAKPTYNGLVNAVQVGIRYIEAWLRGLGAVAIFNLMEDAATAEISRSQIWQWINAGVEFENGELATPELARKVAAEELATIRQEIGEEAFAGGHWQQAHDLLLQVSLDDDYADFLTLPAYEQLKG; from the coding sequence ATGTCCGCACCAGCGCCGTCCCCGCTGGCCATCGTCGACGCCGAGCCCCTGCCGCGGCAGGAGGAGGTCCTCACCGAGGCGGCCCTCGCCTTCGTGGCCGAGCTGCACCGCCGGTTCACGCCACGGCGTGACGAGCTCCTCGCCCGCCGCGCCGAGCGCCGCGCCGAGATCGCCCGCACCTCCACGCTCGACTTCCTCCCGGAGACCGCCGCGATCCGCGCGGACGACTCCTGGAAGGTGGCCCCCTCCCCCGCGGCCCTGGACGATCGCCGGGTCGAGATCACCGGCCCCACCGACCGCAAGATGACCATCAACGCCCTGAACTCCGGCGCCCGGGTGTGGCTCGCGGACTTCGAGGACGCCTCGGCGCCGACCTGGGAGAACGTCGTCCTCGGGCAGGTCAACCTGGCCGACGCGTACACCCGGAACATCGACTTCACGGATGAGACGTCCGGAAAGTCGTACGCGCTCAAGGCCGCCGAGGAGCTCGCCACGGTCGTCATGCGCCCGCGCGGCTGGCACCTGAACGAACGCCATCTGGTCGACGCGAACGGCGCCCAGGTCCCGGGCGCGCTCGTCGACTTCGGCCTGTACTTCTTCCACAACGCCCAGCGTCTGCTGGACCTCGGCAAGGGCCCGTACTTCTACCTCCCGAAGACGGAGTCGCACCTGGAGGCCCGCCTCTGGAACGACGTGTTCGTCTTCGCGCAGGAGTACACCGGCATCCCGCAGGGCACCATCCGCGCGACCGTGCTGATCGAGACGATCACGGCTGCGTACGAGATGGAGGAGATCCTCTACGAACTCCGCGACCACGCCTCGGGGTTGAACGCCGGCCGCTGGGACTACCTGTTCTCCATCGTCAAGAACTTCCGTGACGGCGGCGCCAAGTTCGTCCTTCCGGACCGCAACGCGGTCACGATGACGGCCCCGTTCATGCGCGCGTACACCGAACTCCTCGTCCGCACCTGCCACAAGCGCGGCGCGCACGCGATCGGCGGCATGGCGGCCTTCATCCCGTCCCGCCGGGACGCCGAGGTCAACAAGGTGGCCTTCGAGAAGGTCTGCGCCGACAAGGACCGCGAGGCCGGCGACGGCTTCGACGGCTCCTGGGTCGCCCACCCCGACCTGGTCCCGATCGCCATGGAGTCCTTCGACAAGGTCCTCGGCGACAAGCCGAACCAGAAGGACCGGCTGCGCGAGGACGTCCACGTCGAGGCCGCCGACCTCATCGCGATCGACTCGCTGGAGGCCAAGCCGACGTACAACGGCCTCGTGAACGCCGTCCAGGTCGGTATCCGTTACATCGAGGCCTGGCTGCGCGGGCTCGGCGCGGTCGCCATCTTCAACCTCATGGAGGACGCGGCCACCGCCGAGATCTCCCGCTCGCAGATCTGGCAGTGGATCAACGCGGGCGTCGAGTTCGAGAACGGTGAACTCGCCACCCCGGAGCTGGCCCGCAAGGTCGCCGCCGAGGAACTGGCCACCATCCGCCAGGAGATCGGCGAGGAGGCCTTCGCGGGCGGCCACTGGCAGCAGGCCCACGACCTGCTGCTCCAGGTCTCCCTCGACGAC
- a CDS encoding IclR family transcriptional regulator: protein MPTSSASTTDSAKSAGGGVQSLERAFDLLERMADAGGEVGLSELSASSGLPLPTIHRLMRTLVSCGYVRQQANRRYALGPRLIRLGESASRLLGTWARPYLARLVEETGETANMALLDGDEIVYVAQVPSKHSMRMFTEVGRRVLPHSTGVGKALLAHTPDDEVRALLSRTGMPAATEKTITTPDGFLAALEEVRGQGYAVDDNEQEIGVRCLAVSVPNSPTAAAISISGPAGRVTEAATEKIVPVLQQVASELSEALASQNPG, encoded by the coding sequence GTGCCGACGTCCAGCGCCAGCACCACCGACTCCGCCAAGTCCGCCGGCGGCGGGGTCCAGTCCCTCGAGCGCGCCTTCGATCTGCTGGAGCGGATGGCGGACGCGGGCGGAGAAGTGGGACTGAGCGAACTGTCCGCGAGCAGCGGGCTGCCGTTGCCCACCATCCACCGCCTGATGCGGACGCTCGTGTCCTGCGGATACGTCCGCCAGCAGGCCAACCGGCGCTACGCCCTCGGCCCGCGCCTGATCCGCCTCGGCGAGTCGGCCTCCCGACTGCTCGGCACCTGGGCCCGCCCCTACCTCGCCCGTCTGGTCGAGGAGACCGGTGAGACGGCCAACATGGCGCTGCTCGACGGGGACGAGATCGTCTACGTCGCCCAGGTGCCGTCGAAGCACTCGATGCGGATGTTCACCGAGGTCGGCCGGCGCGTCCTGCCGCACTCCACGGGCGTCGGCAAGGCCCTGCTCGCCCACACCCCCGACGACGAGGTCCGCGCCCTTCTCTCCAGGACCGGCATGCCGGCCGCGACGGAGAAGACGATCACCACGCCGGACGGTTTCCTCGCGGCCCTCGAGGAGGTGCGCGGCCAGGGCTACGCGGTCGACGACAACGAGCAGGAGATCGGGGTCCGCTGCCTCGCGGTCTCGGTGCCCAACTCCCCCACCGCCGCCGCCATTTCGATCTCCGGACCGGCGGGGCGGGTCACGGAGGCGGCCACGGAGAAGATCGTCCCGGTGCTCCAGCAGGTCGCGTCGGAGCTGTCGGAGGCGCTGGCCAGCCAGAACCCGGGGTGA
- a CDS encoding DUF5955 family protein, producing MTGSDNDPRVAELRTAVSRLRRELAAHPAEFPDRGIAEDELAALAAMTIDGRPEIPRLRRSLLLIAGAIGSVSALSRGLTDVRDAVELFREPRR from the coding sequence GTGACCGGCAGCGACAACGATCCGAGAGTGGCGGAACTGCGGACCGCGGTGTCCCGGCTGCGCCGCGAACTCGCCGCGCATCCGGCCGAGTTCCCCGACCGGGGCATCGCCGAGGACGAACTCGCCGCGCTGGCCGCCATGACCATCGACGGAAGGCCCGAAATCCCGCGCCTGCGACGGTCGTTGCTGCTGATCGCGGGGGCGATCGGGTCGGTGAGCGCGTTGTCGCGGGGGCTGACCGACGTACGCGACGCGGTGGAGTTGTTCAGGGAGCCGCGGCGCTAG
- a CDS encoding nucleotidyltransferase family protein has protein sequence MTENEQQVAGLLLAAGGGRRLGGRPKALLEHRGRPLVEHAVGVLRTAGCTRVHVVLGAAAAAVRERAELDDCVLVENPEWADGMGSSLRAGLDSLTGTEARAALVSLVDQPGIGAEAVRRVLTAYEGETSLVSAVYDGVRGHPVLLGAAHWAGITASATGDRGARAYLKEHADAITLVECADVAEPYDIDTTADLKHLG, from the coding sequence ATGACGGAGAACGAACAGCAGGTCGCCGGACTGCTCCTGGCCGCGGGCGGCGGACGACGGCTCGGTGGGCGACCCAAGGCGCTGCTCGAACACCGGGGCCGCCCGCTCGTCGAACACGCGGTCGGCGTCCTGCGCACGGCCGGCTGCACCCGCGTGCACGTGGTCCTGGGGGCCGCCGCGGCAGCCGTACGGGAGCGGGCGGAGCTCGATGACTGCGTGCTCGTGGAGAACCCGGAGTGGGCCGACGGCATGGGGTCGTCGCTGCGGGCCGGGCTGGACTCGCTCACCGGAACGGAAGCGCGGGCCGCGCTGGTCTCGCTCGTCGACCAGCCCGGCATCGGGGCGGAGGCCGTGCGCCGGGTCCTCACCGCCTACGAGGGCGAGACCTCGCTCGTCTCGGCCGTCTACGACGGTGTACGCGGTCATCCCGTTCTCCTCGGCGCCGCGCACTGGGCCGGGATCACCGCGAGTGCGACCGGGGACCGGGGGGCACGCGCCTATCTGAAGGAGCACGCGGACGCCATCACGCTCGTCGAGTGCGCGGACGTGGCCGAGCCCTACGACATCGACACGACGGCCGACCTGAAGCACCTTGGGTGA